From the genome of Peromyscus maniculatus bairdii isolate BWxNUB_F1_BW_parent chromosome 19, HU_Pman_BW_mat_3.1, whole genome shotgun sequence:
GACCTCTTGGCAGCATTTGATATACCAGATATGGTCGATCCCAAAGCAGCGATTGAGTCTGGACATGATGACCATGAAAGCCACATTAAGCAGAACGCTCATGTGGACGACGACTCTCATACCCCATCATCCTCAGATGTTGGCGTGAGTGTGATTGTGAAGAACGTTCGGAACATCGACTCCTCTGAGGGAGCTGAAAAAGACGGCCACAATTCCACAGGCAATGGCCTACATAACGGGTTTCTCACAGCACCTTCTCTTGACGGCTATGGTAAGGAGGGAGCGAAGTCCTTGAAAGGAGACACACCTACCTCAGAGGTGACTCTTAAAGACCCAGCGTTCAGCCAGTTCAGCCCTATCTCCAGCGCTGAAGAGTTTGATGATGACGAGAAAATAGAGGTGGATGACCCTCCTGATAAGGAAGAGACACAGCCCAGTTTCAGATCAAATGTACTGACTGGCTCAGCTCCCCAGCAGGACTATGAGAAGCTAAAGTCTCTTGGAGGGGAAAACACAGGCAAGACTGGAATCTCTACAtcaggccacacagagaaaaacaaagtcaagagagagacagaaacaaattCCATAGCCCTGAGTGTTTACGAGCCTTTTaaggtcagaaaaacagaagATAAGCTGAAGGAGACCTCTGAGAAGATGCTTGAAAACAGGGTCCTTGATGGGAAGCTGAGCTCTGAGAAGGACAGCACCCTCGCTGCCGTCACATCTTCCAAAGCCAAGTCGGCCTCCAAGCTGTCTTCGTGCATCGCTGCCATTGCAGCCCTGAGTGCCAAGAAGGCTGCTTCCGATTCCTGCAAAGAACCTGTGGCCAACTCAAGGGAAGCGTCTCCATTACCAAAGGAAGTGAACGACAGTCCCAAAGCTGCCGACAAGTCTCCTGAGTCCCAGAATCTCATCGATGGCACCAAGAAAGCCTCCCTGAAGCCATCGGATAGTCCCAGGAGCATATCCAGTGAGAACAGCAGCAAAGGATCCCCATCTTCTCCTGTGGGGTCTACCCCAGCAATCCCCAAAGTCCGTATCAAGACCATCAAGACATCTTCTGGGGAGATCAAGAGGACAGTGACTAGAGTGTTGCCAGAAGTGGATCTGGACGCTGGGAAGAAGCCTTCTGAGCAGGCGGCCTCTGTGATGGCATCTGTGACGTCACTTCTCTCATCTTCAGCATCAGCCGctgtcctttcctctccccccaGGGCCCCTCTGCAGACGGCCGTGGTGACCGGTGCAGTTTCCTCTGCAGAGCTGACCCCGAAACAGGTCACCATCAAGCCCGTGGCTACTGCTTTTCTCCCTGTGTCTGCTGTCAAGACGGCAGGGTCTCAGGTCATCAACCTGAAGCTCGCTAACAACACGACAGTGAAAGCCACAGTCATATCTGCTGCCTCTGTTCAGAGTGCCAGCAGTGCCATCATCAAAGCTGCCAATGCCATCCAGCAGCAAACCGTCGTGGTGCCAGCATCCAGCCTGGCCAATGCCAAACTTGTGCCAAAGACTGTGCACCTTGCCAACCTTAACCTTCTGCCTCAGGGTGCCCAGGCCACCTCTGAACTCCGCCAAGTGCTAACCAATCCTCAGCAACAAATAAAGCAGGCAATAATCAATGCAGCGGCCTCACAGCCACCTAAAAAGGTGTCTCGAGTCCAGGTGGTGTCGTCTTTGCAGAGTTCTGTGGTGGAGGCTTTCAACAAGGTGCTGAGCAGTGTCAATCCAGTCCCTGTTTACATCCCCAACCTCAGTCCTCCCGCCAACGCGGGGATCACGTTGCCGATGCGTGGGTATAAGTGCTTGGAGTGCGGGGACGCCTTCGCCCTGGAGAAGAGCCTGACCCAGCACTATGACAGGCGGAGTGTGCGCATCGAAGTAACGTGTAACCATTGTACAAAGAACCTTGTTTTTTACAACAAATGCAGCCTCCTTTCCCATGCCCGCGGGCATAAGGAGAAAGGCGTGGTGATGCAGTGCTCCCACTTAATTCTCAAGCCAGTCCCAGCAGACCAGATGATAGTGTCTCCGTCCAGCAAtactcctccttcctccactctGCAGAGCTCTGTGGGAGCTGGCACACACACTGTAACAAAAATCCAGTCTGGCATAACCGGGGCGGTTATTTCAGCGCCCCCCAGCACACCCATCAGCCCAGCCATGCCCCTAGACGAAGACCCCTCCAAGCTCTGTAGACACAGTCTCAAGTGTTTGGAGTGTAATGAAGTCTTCCAGGATGAGACGTCTCTGGCTACACACTTCCAGCATGCAGCAGATACAAGTGGACAAGTAGAGTATCATTTAAATTTGGGTGTTTCGGTGATGAGTCTGTAGCCATGAGTGCTCCATCAGATACCTTGAATATGGGGTGGCAGCACAGTTgcgtggaggggtgtgtgtgtgtgtgtgtgtgtatgcgtatgcGTGCGCAAGCAAGCTTGGGGAAGGCAAAGGACTGTTTTCATAGGATAGGTGCAGTGTTGAAATACAAGGGTGATTCTTTTAGCCAGGTAGGAAGGGTGTGCTCTGGTTGAATTAAGTAATTGTTCAGGCATTGGAATATAGTGAAGTCTGAGATTTACTGTAAAAGTAGAGGGTCATTCCATCGTATTAAGTGTTTAGTGTGGATTACATTGGCATGGTATGAGCTTTCACTCATGGTTTAGAGTTTTGACAGTTACTGGTATGTATAACACTGAAACGATTTATAAACGCATCCACCTACTAGGGACCGACTCTAAGGCACGTCTGCTTAGGGAGTGTGTTTCAAAAGTGTGTTCAGTAGTGGGTTTTAACTATAAACTGCAAACCATCTGGCCCAATAAACCTTTGTGTCTTTGCAGCTTTTTTGAGGTAAAGTGCAGGCTGCTGTTGGTGAAATGCATTTTATAATTTGCGTCATCTCCTTGTcttctcatctccttcctccatgaAGCAACATTTGCCTGCTATATAGTCTCAGAGCGAGCATTCCAACATGCTGAGGGAAGTAGTTCCCAAGCAGAGAGAGCAGGCTATATCTATAGTTGGGTGGGAAAAGTGGTATGgctggaaatggggggggggggggcggcggctaGGTTGAGCTCCCGTCTGAGGCATCTCAAACTCCTTGTCATGGAGGTCCAGTGGTAGGTGGGCTTCCCTGTTTCCCCCAGTATTTTGTTACCTAGGAACCCTGTGCTGTGGTCAGAAGCCTGTATCAGACAGTAGTATCTACTGTCTCTCTAGTTCTTCAATGTCAACTGCTGACTTAAACGATTTGTAGCATTGTGAGTTTAGGCAAAGAAAGATGATAAtacctgttttgttgttgttttgtacaaccacccccccacccccccccccaccccccgtgttTTCTGTCTAGTTGAAGTAGAAGCAATGCAGGTTGGGTGTTTCATGTATCCCGGAAGAGGATGAGCCGCCAGACCAGCTATTGCTCTCAGAGAACGACCTAGATGATAGTTGGGTTCTGTCCATGCACACCCCCTTACCCTGTCACCAATCCCCCCTAAGGGCAGGCTTCCCTCGCCATGAAAATAAAAGCCCCAAAGCCATTTCCTGAGTGGTTTGTGCTGTTGTCTGTCagtgggcagggggtggggggctgggtcCTGGCCCAGAGTTTGCACACTGCCATGGTTGTGGGTTCTTAGCGCAGAGCCTCTGTCAGGCAGTTAGGTCATTTCTTCGGGACCTGGAAGGACACGGGTGGAGTAGCACCCCGTGCCGCCCAGCTTTTGTTCTCAGATAAAAATGTTCAGGATTGACGTTCGGGATAGGGTCAAACAGAGGTAACTGAGAAGAGATGTCTCCTGTTACTCAGtcatcattttcttgtgttttgctGGGACAAGTAAAACCTGTTGATCATGTGCATCACCTGCAATCCAAGGGAATGAGTCATGGCAGCTGTACATTAAGTAAATGTACAGTTCTGCCAggccacacccccccccccccagctcttaCTACATAAAAACCAAGAGGTGTTCTGTTGTAAGCCTTTGCCAGCTGTGGAACCAGCTCTTCAGGGCTGGTGTCTCAGCGCTGCCCTGCGTTAAACTCTCCTCCTGGCACTCACTGCCTTGTCTCATGGCAATCATGGTCCACAAGACCTTGGGTATAGTCTCCTGTGATGCACAAACAGCTGGCTCAGCTGGCCAGCAGCTGGGGCCCGGGCCAGTTTTGCAAGGAATGGCTCTTCTCCTTGGCGTCTAGTTTGAGCCACGTGGAGAGTTTTGTGAACCTGGAAAAACACTAGGGCCTTATAATGTAGCGGGAGCTCGGGtggccccccacccacccacccccagcgcAGAAGAAGGAGGGCTGCAGTATTCAGAAGGGATCATAGTTTTTATCCGTCGTTAACCTTGACAGCCACGGGAGTTTTAGTCTCAATTCAGGAACTACCTACCTATCGAGATAGTATCCTCTTTGAGAATGGTACCTCAAATTCTTTTTCTTAGAAGTTTTGGAGGTTGAATCCGGGTACCTCTAGTATCAAAAGCCAATTTCCTGTTCTCTGCTGTGTCCATGGATTCAAAACCTACTTTCGGTTTCCATTTTCACACGAATCTCCACACTCTGGGTTACTCCTTGGTGGATTAAGAAACAGGGTTTCTGCACAGTTGTAGAAACTCCCTTGTGCTCATGTCCTAGCATGCCCTCTGGAGCAGGTTCCCAGTGCCACCAAAGCCTGTGCTCCCAGCTCTTGGCTCCCTCGAGATGGGTGGGCCCCAGTGTTGGGTTGATAGATTCCTGGGGTTGACCCTGCTGGCTCTGTTAGATTCTGAAGGTTTGAAGGTGGCCTCAGGGACCCCTGACCAGCAAGGAAGCTTTTCAGTTTGGGTTAGCTGGGCCTGGAGAAGGGCCACTGTTTCATTGGTAGCAGggtcttatttcttttattattttgagataattgTAGATTCACGTAAGAAATGTGAGAAGTTCCGTGCGTACCCTTCATTCAGTCCCTGATGGTAACAGCTCACCCACAAAATCGTAGAACAGTATCACAGTCAAGACACTgacattgccgggcggtggtggcgcatgcctttaatccaagcacccgggaggcagaggcatgcggatctctgtaagtttgaggccagcctggtctccaaagcaagttccaggaaaggcgcaaagctacgcagagaaaccctgtctcgaaaaaccaaaaccaaaaaaaaaaaaaaagccacctctCCCCTCATGAGATTTCTATAATTTTGCCAAGTCACAAACATTAAAATAAGGAAGCCATGCAGTATGTAAGTGGATTGGCCTTTTTCACTCAGCCTAGCTCCCTGGAAATGCATTTAGGTTGTTGCCTATATCCGTACAGATGCTTTTTGGCTTAGGATGGTGAGCTATGTTCTCATAAGTAAACCCATCATAAGCTGAAAGTCTAAGAAGTTGTCCAAGACAAGACCAAATATCCTAGCTTTGAAATACTGTGGAGTGTCAGCTGTTGGCCTTTGTGACTGTGTGGTTCTGTGGCTGCTGTTCACCTTTGTGACTGTGTGGTTCTGTGGCTGCTGTTCACCTTTGTGACTGTGGTTCTGTGTCAGCTGTTCACCTTTGTGACTGTGGTTCTGTGGCTGCTGTTCACCTTTGTGACTGTGTGGTTCTGTGGCTGCTGTTCACCTTTGTGACTGTGTGGTTATGTGACTGCTGTTCACCTTTGTGACTGTGTGGTTATGTGACTGCTGTTCACCTTTGTGACTGTGTGGTTCTGTGTCAGCTGTTCACCTTTGTGACTGTGGTTCTGTGGCTGCTGTTCACCTTTGTGACTGTGTGGTTCTGTGTCAGCTGTTCACCTTTGTGACTTTGTGGTTCTGTGGCTGCTGTTCACCTTTGTGACTGTGTGGTTATGTGACTGCTGTTTACCTTTGTGACTGTGTGGTTATGTGACTGCTGTTCACCTTTGTGACTGTGTGGTTCTGTGTCAGCTGTTCACCTTTGTGACTGTGTGGTTCTGTGGCTGCTGTTCACCTTTGTGACTTTGTGGTTCTGTGGCTGCTGTTCACCTTTGTGACTGTGTGGTTCTGTGGCTGCTGTTCACCTTTGTGACTGTGTGGTTCTGTGGCTGCTGTTCACCTTTGTGACTGTGTGGTTCTGTGGCTGCTGTTCACCTTTGTGACTGTGTGGTTCTGTGGCTGCTGTTCACCTTTGTGACTGTGTGGTTCTGTGGCTGCTGTTCACCTTTGTGACTGTGTGGTTCTGTGGCTGCTGTTCACCTTTGTGACTGTGTGGTTCTGTGGCTGCTGTTCACCTTTGTGACTTTGTGGCTCTGTGGCTGACTGCCTAGCACCGAACAGACTGTAGCCGGTGCCTGGGGAAGGTCAGGTCAGGATTCAGGATTCCAAGTGTGCTTTTTCTGGGTGTATTACTTTTGAGCCAGTCACAGCTAGTTTGGGACCCTCTGTAGCCCATTCTGGTTTATGGTGGTATAGTAGTGTAAGCATATGGTTGTACCatagttctgtttttttgttttttgttttaaattagaaaaatgtagggttggaaagatggcttagcagttaagagcacttcctgctcttgcatgGGATCCTGATCTGCTTCtcaaccacatggaggcttacaTCTATTAACTCTAGTTcaagggcatctgatgccctcttttgacctctgtgagtactgcacacatgtggtgctcatacacacacacacacacacatacacacatgctgaACACTGATACACATtaaagttaaatatttaaaaaatgggccaggcagtggttgtgcacacctttaattccagcactagagaggcagaggcaggcgtagccctgtgagttcaaggccagcatggtctacaaagtgagttccaggacagctagggctcttacacagagaaactctgccttgaaagaaacaaaagggaaaaattttaaaaagtgtgttgtGCTCATGTGCATCTGTAcgtgtgttcatgtacatgtgtgtacatgtgtgccatcAAGGGGTTGAcatcatgttttcctttattgctctccaccttaccgcttgaacattttttttaacagttatttcttttatatgttggggtgctttgtgtacatgtgtgtgtgtgccccatgCCTGCTGgtatccatgtgggtgctggggattgaagctAGGTCcgctgcaagagcaataagtgctcttacccattcagccctctctccagaccctccaCCTGatgccttgtttttattttttgaggctggttctctgtatgtagccctgcctgtcctggaactcgctatgtagaccatctcaaactcacagagatccacctgcctctgcctcttgaattcaaggattaaaaacatgtgcccaATGCTAGGCACCCCAAAGGTTTTTAGTTCTGTGTTTAACCTCTGTGTCCGGGATCCTCTTTGAGCGTCGTTAGGGGCTTGACTGTGTTGTAGGGTTCAGTTTTGGGCCCACGCAAGGCCCTTTCTGTAGCACCACATGTCCAAAGGCTGTCTTTCCTTCTGGGGACAGTGTGCACCTTCGCCCTATGTGCTGTGGGGCAGCTTCTGATCCGTGTGTCCATTCCTCTCCCCATGCACCCGGGTTTGCAGCTCATGATGCGTACTATCATCAATAGAGTAGACGCTTCCTTCGTGAttctgcctgtctgccttccaTGGGAAGCCGGGGTCACCTCATTTGCATCTACAAAGAAATCATGTCAGCCCTGTGATAGGAGATTCGTTAAAAGGAGTTTGAGGAGATCATGGCATCATGGCGTTCTGAGTTGTCGAGTCCCCAAACACAGCCTCACCCCATTTATCTAGGGCTATAATTGCTTTGTGCTTTCCAGCATGTGAATCGTGTTCATGTTTTGATAGATTTTGGTTGCTTGGTCAATTGATCAGTCAGTCAGTTGTTTGTGGTCCTGGGAATGAAACTCGGAGCTCCAGATGTACTTGAAGTACATCCCCAGctgaaatttattattttcaaacaatGTAATTTTGGTGTGCACAAATTCATCCATAGTATGTAGAGAGGTGGATGTtgtttattattgtgtatgttgTGAGTCTCTTGAGCTTACTGGGTTCAGAGTTTGAGGGTTTCAGCTACTGATTTCCCAGCTATGGGAACAGGCACGCCTCATGGAGTGGGTGCGCCTGGTCAAGCTGTGTGACCCTTTTGCTGTACTGTgatattactttatttatttatgtatgtatttatgtattcattcattcattttcattcattcattcattgtttttcgagacagggtttctctgtgtggttttggtgcttgtcctggatctcgctctgtagaccaggctggcctcgaactcacagagatctgcctggctctgcctcccgagtgctgggattaaagaccgtGCGCCACCACTTGCCGGCGTGATGTTACTTATTGAGATTCTTTTGCATCTGTATTCATGTAGGTTTACCACCCCTGTCCTCTGCTGTCCTTGTCTGGCTTGGGGTGGGTTGCTCCTAGCTTTGTAGAGTGAACTGAGAAGTTTCTTCTTCCATATGAAACATTCCCTGTGTTCCATATGAGAGTGAGTAGAATTGGAGTTAGTGTCTCTTTAAATGCTTGGTAGGTTCTCCATTGAAACCATCTGGGCCTGGAGATTTCTTTGGACACTTTCCATTCTCACAGGATTAGTGAAGGGGCTCCTGTTCCTCTTGCCTCCCCCTCTTCTGGCTCTATCTGGGCCGGGCCTTCGGCACAGTTTCAGGAGGTGGGAATTTGGCATAGCCTGGTAGCTACACTATTTCCTGGGGGCTTGGCACTCACTCACTTAGGTTTCTGTGCTGCCCCTGGCTGCTGCTCCGTGTTCTCTGGACACCAGAGAGCAGgctttgggggggtggggtggggggtgttctcCAGCTCCAGTCCGCAGATGTGGATGCTCCCAGCCTGTCCTTTACCGCAGCTCCCTGGCCAGgctgctttcttgctctctcttcaGTCTGCCATGGGTGTTTTTTGGGCTCCATTTTCCTGGAAGCAGAAGTTGTTCTTCTGCTTTCCTTTTaccttctctttcttgtttgttttgagacggatcttgctttgtagtccaggctggccttgaacccaggatCCCTTGCTCCCCAGttctgagattgcaggcatgcaccagcacatcTGCTCCCTGTGccctttggttctgtgttttccGAGACGGGGTCCCTCtgttatgtagctttggctgttctgaaacttgctgtCCTTTCTTTAATGTGAGATCTGGAAGTGGTCACCTTCTGTTCCACCTGAGCCTCCCAGCAGCTCTTATAGGCGAGACTAGGTTCTTGTTGGGactgtttttaattaattgttttttgattagcacataaagaaataaattcactGTGTGGCTTTTTCATGTACACCATTctgagttgggttttttttttcccccaaggcacagtttctctgtgtagccctggctgtcttggaattcactctgtagaccaggctggccttgaactcacagagatccgcctgcctctgcctctcgagtgctgggattaaaggcgtgcgccaccactgcctggcactctgttgtgtttttatttattctttgctctttctCCTCCCATGCTGGCCCACTTCCTCCTGGCAGATGGCTCCCGTCTTCTTTCATGTCATGCACATTCCATTTGGGGTTTCTCTTTGACTGGCCCTTCTCCACCCAGTGTCAGTTTCTTCCCGCTCAGCCCCATCGTTCAGAGGAGAGAcaatttcctctcttccctctcatgGCTGTGAACGCCCCTCAGCCTTCCTTCTGAATCCTCAGCCATGCTGAGTAGCTCACCCTGGTTCCCCTCACTCTCTTTCTTCCTAGCACTGACGGAACCAGAGCCTCCTCCGTGTTAGGAAGTCTCTCTACCCTGGTGCCACACCCCTCGCCAcaggtttcctttctttttatctttcctcttttgctttttgtctcACGTGTATTTTCAGAACAGACCTTCCATTTCCCTGTGCTTCTCTGAACCCAGCAAGGCCTTTTTCTGAGACTGCTGTTGTGGCTGGACCGGCCACAGCTCTCTCCACTGACTCCCGCTTCAGTGTTAAGCCTTTGGGGACCATGCCCATGTCACTTGGCTGACATTTGCTGAGCTTGTCTCTCTTGTCCTTCCCATGTTTTAGGAACGCTCTATAGGAAAATTAGTCACCCCAGGGCAGCAGAGCATCTCTGTTGGGAGCTGGCGCCATGTTCAGCCATGCCCCGGTAGTCTCTGGAAATAGCTGGCTTGCCATACAGAGTTTATGTAGGCTTCTTTACCTCACACTGCTCACGTCTATGCCTGAGTCTTGGGGTCTTACCATATGCTTACAGGTGATGTGGTCCAGGAATCCCAGCAGATGCCTGGGTGGGTTCTGCACCTAAGGGAGAGGACAGTCTCTTCACTGCAGCATGGAACCAAGCAGTGTAACAGAAATGGAGCTGTGGTAGGCTACACAACTTactcatgcactcacatgcacttGAGATACACACTTGTGCTCACGTCACACTCAGACACACTTTTGCACTCATGTACATCCACAGATTCACAATCCTTCTTGCACTTCACAGACTCATAAACTCACTTACGTATTCACAAACACTCACAGGCTACAGTTTGGGGCTCCTTTTCACTGTCTGGTGCAAATACCTGTTTCAGGCGCCTTGGACCAGGCGGTGGGTAGAGAGGCCAGAGAAGCGCTCCTCTGGTGAAATGTTCAAGGGCGGAATCTGCAGGTTTAATAATTGATGCTGAGATGCACTGGGATGCCACACCTCACCTCTTAGTCAGACATGGCTAAATTTAGTCAACTGCAGGCTGGAAATGCATAATGTTGTAAGCTCTTAGTTGTgaaaacatcttttctttctatAGGTTCCACATGAGCTGTGAAATCAGAGACGTAGCGGGCTCTTTGGTATACTCTTTTATTTGGCAATTGGAAAAAACAGATGTCTAAttagtggcagagctgggacctGGGGCAGGAGTCCTTCATTGCCAGCTCACTGTCTCTCCGTCTTTATGTTGCTTCCCTAGGACACAGAGGCTTAGGACTTTCAGTGGGGACCCGAGGAGCCCAAGAGTAGACCCTTGGGCTTACAACTGCCTTGGCCTCAGGGGTACAGCAGGTGAAGGAGGGGTGTCTGCTTGGTCCTCACTTTCAAAACTGATGACTCACTTCAGTTTCAAGAGCTTTCTGGGCATTAACATCTTCCTTTTGAATACTTCAGTTACAGTGTGTATATggtgtttgtgtaccatgtgtgtgcctggtgcccacagggcCTGGAAGAGAAGCATAGGACCCCCGGGACTGGAGTCGCTAGTGGTTGGTTGTGAGCGGACGCGGGAGCTTTTAActattgagccacctctccagcccctctgagcAATTGCAACAATTATTGTCTGTTTtggagttggtgagatggctcagcagagaaaTGTGCCTGCTGGAGGATCCAGTTCCACCCCTGGACCCTACacactggaaggagagagccagtccacaatggttctctgatcttcacatgaatgcctctgttcctctgtgtgtgcatgtgtgtgtgtgtgtgtgtgtgtgtgtgtgtgtgtgtgtgtgtgtgtgtgtatgtatgcatgtgcgcaGATGTAGCACCCCCTGGCCAGaccatccctggagctggaggtgcgctcagttgtgagctgccccataGGGGGTCTGGGATCTGGTCCTCAtccagagcagtgtgtgctcttaactgctgagccctctcctcaGTCCCCTTTCTGGGAATCTTTAACCCCGCACCCTATACATTAAATTCTTTTGAGCAGTATCTGCCCGTTCTCATTTCTAGATAAACTTCTCAAGAGCTTTCTTCTAGAAGTCGTGGAgcatcccacccaccccatcaTTATCAGAAGACTGAGTTTCCTCTCGTCcactcttctccatcctcttcccTCAGCACGCTGGAGACTAAACCCAAGGCCTGAGGCATACTAGGCAGGTACCTGGCGGCCGAGCTGTACTCACAGCCTTTGGCTTTTGTTCTTAGACAGGCTCTTGCCGTTACCGCGATGGTCT
Proteins encoded in this window:
- the Znf532 gene encoding zinc finger protein 532 isoform X2 is translated as MGHLIKFMTMGDMKTPDFDDLLAAFDIPDMVDPKAAIESGHDDHESHIKQNAHVDDDSHTPSSSDVGVSVIVKNVRNIDSSEGAEKDGHNSTGNGLHNGFLTAPSLDGYGKEGAKSLKGDTPTSEVTLKDPAFSQFSPISSAEEFDDDEKIEVDDPPDKEETQPSFRSNVLTGSAPQQDYEKLKSLGGENTGKTGISTSGHTEKNKVKRETETNSIALSVYEPFKVRKTEDKLKETSEKMLENRVLDGKLSSEKDSTLAAVTSSKAKSASKLSSCIAAIAALSAKKAASDSCKEPVANSREASPLPKEVNDSPKAADKSPESQNLIDGTKKASLKPSDSPRSISSENSSKGSPSSPVGSTPAIPKVRIKTIKTSSGEIKRTVTRVLPEVDLDAGKKPSEQAASVMASVTSLLSSSASAAVLSSPPRAPLQTAVVTGAVSSAELTPKQVTIKPVATAFLPVSAVKTAGSQVINLKLANNTTVKATVISAASVQSASSAIIKAANAIQQQTVVVPASSLANAKLVPKTVHLANLNLLPQGAQATSELRQVLTNPQQQIKQAIINAAASQPPKKVSRVQVVSSLQSSVVEAFNKVLSSVNPVPVYIPNLSPPANAGITLPMRGYKCLECGDAFALEKSLTQHYDRRSVRIEVTCNHCTKNLVFYNKCSLLSHARGHKEKGVVMQCSHLILKPVPADQMIVSPSSNTPPSSTLQSSVGAGTHTVTKIQSGITGAVISAPPSTPISPAMPLDEDPSKLCRHSLKCLECNEVFQDETSLATHFQHAADTSGQKTCTVCQMLLPNQCSYASHQRIHQHKSPYTCPECGAICRSVHFQTHVTKNCLHYTRRVGFRCVHCNVVYSDVAALKSHIQGSHCEVFYKCPICPMAFKSAPSTHSHAYTQHPGVKIGEPKIIYKCSMCDTVFTLQTLLYRHFDQHTENQKVSVFKCPDCSLLYAQKQLMMDHIKSMHGTLKSIEGPPNLGINLPLSIKAASQNSANHSREDAKAMNGKEKLEKKTPSPAKKSTESKKMASLGWTCWECDRLFTQRDVYLSHMRKEHGKQMKKHPCRQCDKSFSSSHSLCRHNRIKHKGIRKVYACSHCPDSRRTFTKRLMLEKHIQLMHGIKDPDVKELTDDTNEEEAEIKEDDAKVPSPKRKSEEPVLEFRPPRGAITQPLKKLKINVFKVHKCAVCGFTTENLLQFHEHIPQHKSDGSSYQCRECGLCYTSHVSLSRHLFIVHKLKEPQPVSKQNGAGEDSLQENKPGPEDEAAEDAASDRKCKVCAKTFETEAALNTHMRTHGMAFIKSKRMSSAEK
- the Znf532 gene encoding zinc finger protein 532 isoform X6 — encoded protein: MGHLIKFMTMGDMKTPDFDDLLAAFDIPDMVDPKAAIESGHDDHESHIKQNAHVDDDSHTPSSSDVGVSVIVKNVRNIDSSEGAEKDGHNSTGNGLHNGFLTAPSLDGYGKEGAKSLKGDTPTSEVTLKDPAFSQFSPISSAEEFDDDEKIEVDDPPDKEETQPSFRSNVLTGSAPQQDYEKLKSLGGENTGKTGISTSGHTEKNKVKRETETNSIALSVYEPFKVRKTEDKLKETSEKMLENRVLDGKLSSEKDSTLAAVTSSKAKSASKLSSCIAAIAALSAKKAASDSCKEPVANSREASPLPKEVNDSPKAADKSPESQNLIDGTKKASLKPSDSPRSISSENSSKGSPSSPVGSTPAIPKVRIKTIKTSSGEIKRTVTRVLPEVDLDAGKKPSEQAASVMASVTSLLSSSASAAVLSSPPRAPLQTAVVTGAVSSAELTPKQVTIKPVATAFLPVSAVKTAGSQVINLKLANNTTVKATVISAASVQSASSAIIKAANAIQQQTVVVPASSLANAKLVPKTVHLANLNLLPQGAQATSELRQVLTNPQQQIKQAIINAAASQPPKKVSRVQVVSSLQSSVVEAFNKVLSSVNPVPVYIPNLSPPANAGITLPMRGYKCLECGDAFALEKSLTQHYDRRSVRIEVTCNHCTKNLVFYNKCSLLSHARGHKEKGVVMQCSHLILKPVPADQMIVSPSSNTPPSSTLQSSVGAGTHTVTKIQSGITGAVISAPPSTPISPAMPLDEDPSKLCRHSLKCLECNEVFQDETSLATHFQHAADTSGQSMHGTLKSIEGPPNLGINLPLSIKAASQNSANHSREDAKAMNGKEKLEKKTPSPAKKSTESKKMASLGWTCWECDRLFTQRDVYLSHMRKEHGKQMKKHPCRQCDKSFSSSHSLCRHNRIKHKGIRKVYACSHCPDSRRTFTKRLMLEKHIQLMHGIKDPDVKELTDDTNEEEAEIKEDDAKVPSPKRKSEEPVLEFRPPRGAITQPLKKLKINVFKVHKCAVCGFTTENLLQFHEHIPQHKSDGSSYQCRECGLCYTSHVSLSRHLFIVHKLKEPQPVSKQNGAGEDSLQENKPGPEDEAAEDAASDRKCKVCAKTFETEAALNTHMRTHGMAFIKSKRMSSAEK
- the Znf532 gene encoding zinc finger protein 532 isoform X8, which gives rise to MGHLIKFMTMGDMKTPDFDDLLAAFDIPDMVDPKAAIESGHDDHESHIKQNAHVDDDSHTPSSSDVGVSVIVKNVRNIDSSEGAEKDGHNSTGNGLHNGFLTAPSLDGYGKEGAKSLKGDTPTSEVTLKDPAFSQFSPISSAEEFDDDEKIEVDDPPDKEETQPSFRSNVLTGSAPQQDYEKLKSLGGENTGKTGISTSGHTEKNKVKRETETNSIALSVYEPFKVRKTEDKLKETSEKMLENRVLDGKLSSEKDSTLAAVTSSKAKSASKLSSCIAAIAALSAKKAASDSCKEPVANSREASPLPKEVNDSPKAADKSPESQNLIDGTKKASLKPSDSPRSISSENSSKGSPSSPVGSTPAIPKVRIKTIKTSSGEIKRTVTRVLPEVDLDAGKKPSEQAASVMASVTSLLSSSASAAVLSSPPRAPLQTAVVTGAVSSAELTPKQVTIKPVATAFLPVSAVKTAGSQVINLKLANNTTVKATVISAASVQSASSAIIKAANAIQQQTVVVPASSLANAKLVPKTVHLANLNLLPQGAQATSELRQVLTNPQQQIKQAIINAAASQPPKKVSRVQVVSSLQSSVVEAFNKVLSSVNPVPVYIPNLSPPANAGITLPMRGYKCLECGDAFALEKSLTQHYDRRSVRIEVTCNHCTKNLVFYNKCSLLSHARGHKEKGVVMQCSHLILKPVPADQMIVSPSSNTPPSSTLQSSVGAGTHTVTKIQSGITGAVISAPPSTPISPAMPLDEDPSKLCRHSLKCLECNEVFQDETSLATHFQHAADTSGQQMKKHPCRQCDKSFSSSHSLCRHNRIKHKGIRKVYACSHCPDSRRTFTKRLMLEKHIQLMHGIKDPDVKELTDDTNEEEAEIKEDDAKVPSPKRKSEEPVLEFRPPRGAITQPLKKLKINVFKVHKCAVCGFTTENLLQFHEHIPQHKSDGSSYQCRECGLCYTSHVSLSRHLFIVHKLKEPQPVSKQNGAGEDSLQENKPGPEDEAAEDAASDRKCKVCAKTFETEAALNTHMRTHGMAFIKSKRMSSAEK